The genomic window CATCGGCGTAgcagtgaatggaaatgtaaaAGGAAACgcaaagcaaataaaatgggCCCTAACATGGAACCTTGAGGAACTCCACAAGTGACTAGGattgaggagggggaggagctcCCAATcttaacagagagagaacaggtgTGTTAAGTAGGAGGCAAACCATGCAGTGTCCTGGATGCCTACCTGGCTTTGGAGCTGGAATcgtcaaagaaagaaaatgagacaaaaacaaaacaaaaggtaaCCTTTGAAAAACTACGACAAAAAGCATTTatcatcaacaaataaaaatgtgatgataatGTGAAAGACAGTTGAAAAGAAGTTTTAATGCTAATCTTGAAAAGTCCTTTTGGGTAAATTCCATTTCTCTTAAAGGAAGTCAGATAAAATCAGATTAGAACAGTCATTCACATATCTAACTCCTCTCTCATGATGGGTGTAGTTCCACCTTTCTTCCATGTTAATCAGAGAAAAACCTATTTCGCAATAATCAAGTAAATCAGGGAGAGAAAACgaaactgagacaaacagagctgcagtaaGAGGAGTAAAACTGAAAGAACAGCAGACCTTCAACGTCACACTCCAGAAATGAAACTAAAGTCAGTCAGAGCaacaacagagctgcagtccagatgagtgtgtttctgtctaaAAGAAAATTGAAGTGAGTCCATCAGGTCTTTgtcaacaacacagcagagtctCTACCAAACACTGGTGAGTACAGCTGATCATATTCACTGTTTCAACAACCAGCATTAACACAAATCTTCAGCTCTACTCAGGTGGAAgtttccctctcttcatttcatACTGACACTTGTCTAATGTCTTCCAATATGACTATGGCTGTTTCTCCACAGCTCCACTATAGTCCACTTTAAacagtctctctgtgtcagtTCTCAGGACTTTTCTAACTTGTTACTGAATCTCTCTGGTTTCAACATTagtttctctcctttcctgGTTTTGTTACTGTTTACTGATCACTTCCTGCAGCCATGTGACATTCTGTTTCCTCTggctgtttcacaataaaagctttccATCTGTGAACCTGGGGGATGGGGTGTGGGGTTCTGTAAAGCTGCTACAGGGAATACAAGTAAGCAGAACTTGAAATAGTACAAGCAGAGACAACCACAATGAGTTGTGTGTTACTCTGGTTTGTGTAAACCACCACACATCCAACACATCATCAAGGTAAACGATGTTGTTTACTGCGATAAACATTTAAACTTTCCAGCACAGATTCAATGGTCACAGTTGTTCAAGACTCAACTTGGTGAAAGAATCCTCACTGAAATATGGAATATTTAACTCAAAGTTAGAAcaattaaaacagaattttaaataaaatgcatttcttttctttcactctctctctgtgtagaCATGTCTGCTGCCAGCTGTCTGCTATCTGAAGATCAGTTTCTGTGCTCCATCTGTCTGGATGTGTTCACTGATCCAGTCTCCACACCATGTGGACACAACTACTGCAAAAACTGCATCAATCAACACTGGAACACTGCTGACCAGTACCTGTGTCCGGTGTGTAAAAAGGTTTTTAACATAAAACCTGAGCTGCACATCAACACTTTCATCTCTGAGATGGTTGCTAAGTTCAGACAGCAAGCTCAACagaaagccagcagcagcagctcagagcaacAAGTTGCCAAACCAGGAGAAGTTTCCTGTGACGTCTGCACTGGAACCAAACTGAAGGCCCTGAAGTCCTGCCTGGTGTGTCTGACCTCCTACTGTGAGACTCACCTGGAGCCTCATCTGACAGTGTCAGGCCTGAAAAGACATCAGCTGATCCACCCTGTGGAGAACCTGGAAGACAGGATGTGTACGAAGCACGATAAACCTCTGGAGCTGTTCTGTAAGACCGACCAgacatgtgtctgcatgctctgctctgttttagacCACAGGACACATGAGTTTGTTCCTGTGAAAGAAGAATGTGAAGGAAAgaaggcagagctggagaagacaGAGGCTGAAATTCAGCAGATGATCCAGAAGAGACGACTGAAGATTGAGAAGATCAAACACTCAGTCAAGATCAGTAAAgatgatgcagacagagagaaagcagaaggtGTTCAGGTCTTCACTGCTCTGAAGGAGTCTGTTGACAGAGGCCTGAACCAGCTCATAAAGGagatggaagagaaacagaaaaccacagagaaacaggctgaagacttgatcacagagctggaacaggaaatctctgagctgatgaagagaagcactgaggtggagcagctctcactctctgaagaccacctccacctcctccaaaaCTTCCCATCCCTGAAAGCTGCTCCACCCACCAAGGActggacagaggtcagagtccGTCCACCATCATATGAGGGGACTGCGGTGAGAGCTGTGGTTCAGCTGGAGGAGACGCTCAGTAAAGAGATGAAGAAGCTGTTTgaggctgagctgaagaggGTCCAGCAGTATGCAGTGGATGTGACTCTGGATCCTGATACAGCAAATCCCTGGCTCATCCTGTCTGATGATGAGAAACAGGTTCACTGTGGTGATGTGAAGAAAAATCTTCCAGACAACCCAGAGAGATTTAAAAGTTATATCAGTGTCTTAGGAAAGCAGAGTTTCTCTTCAGGCAGATTTTACTTTGAGGTTCAGGTTAAAGGAAAGACTAAATGGACTTTAGGAGTGGCCAGAGAGTCGAtcaagaggaggggagaaatCACACTGAGCCCTGAAGATGGTTACTGGACCATATGGTTGAGAAATGGAAATGAGTACAAAGCTTGTGCTGGTCCTTCAGTCCGTCTCTCTCTGAAGTCTGGTCCTGAGAAGGTGGGGGTGTTTGTGGATTATGAGGAGGGTCTGGTCTCCTTTTATGACGTAGATGCTGCAGCTCTCATCTACTCCTTTACTGGCTGCtccttcactgagaaactctaCCCATACTTCAATCCTGGCTTTAATGATGATGGTAAAAACTCTGTCCCTCTGATCATCTGTCCTGTCAGTTACAACTGTAAACCAGGAATTTGGTGTTAATTTTTTTCTATGAGTTGATGTGTCTTTATATGAGGAAACAAATGCACAATACTATTGTAATAATGTACTCGTCATCGTCTTTTTTACAGAATGCATCCCATTTCACAGTCAAACAATTTGATGCATTTATCATGCATTTAATCAGCTCTGTCCATCCTGACACAAACGTGTGCAGGATATCGGTTTAAACCTCTGTTGTGGGTTTGGGTTATTATGGGTTGTGGGTTTTAGGCTATTATTTTCAGTTCCAGGAAaaatcaaatgacaaatgagTAAAAAACAGTAGGGTTACATGA from Lates calcarifer isolate ASB-BC8 linkage group LG5, TLL_Latcal_v3, whole genome shotgun sequence includes these protein-coding regions:
- the LOC108888731 gene encoding E3 ubiquitin-protein ligase TRIM21-like isoform X1, which translates into the protein MSAASCLLSEDQFLCSICLDVFTDPVSTPCGHNYCKNCINQHWNTADQYLCPVCKKVFNIKPELHINTFISEMVAKFRQQAQQKASSSSSEQQVAKPGEVSCDVCTGTKLKALKSCLVCLTSYCETHLEPHLTVSGLKRHQLIHPVENLEDRMCTKHDKPLELFCKTDQTCVCMLCSVLDHRTHEFVPVKEECEGKKAELEKTEAEIQQMIQKRRLKIEKIKHSVKISKDDADREKAEGVQVFTALKESVDRGLNQLIKEMEEKQKTTEKQAEDLITELEQEISELMKRSTEVEQLSLSEDHLHLLQNFPSLKAAPPTKDWTEVRVRPPSYEGTAVRAVVQLEETLSKEMKKLFEAELKRVQQYAVDVTLDPDTANPWLILSDDEKQVHCGDVKKNLPDNPERFKSYISVLGKQSFSSGRFYFEVQVKGKTKWTLGVARESIKRRGEITLSPEDGYWTIWLRNGNEYKACAGPSVRLSLKSGPEKVGVFVDYEEGLVSFYDVDAAALIYSFTGCSFTEKLYPYFNPGFNDDGKNSVPLIICPVSYNCKPGIWC
- the LOC108888731 gene encoding E3 ubiquitin-protein ligase TRIM21-like isoform X2 codes for the protein MSAASCLLSEDQFLCSICLDVFTDPVSTPCGHNYCKNCINQHWNTADQYLCPVCKKVFNIKPELHINTFISEMVAKFRQQAQQKASSSSSEQQVAKPGEVSCDVCTGTKLKALKSCLVCLTSYCETHLEPHLTVSGLKRHQLIHPVENLEDRMCTKHDKPLELFCKTDQTCVCMLCSVLDHRTHEFVPVKEECEGKKAELEKTEAEIQQMIQKRRLKIEKIKHSVKISKDDADREKAEGVQVFTALKESVDRGLNQLIKEMEEKQKTTEKQAEDLITELEQEISELMKRSTEVEQLSLSEDHLHLLQNFPSLKAAPPTKDWTEVRVRPPSYEGTAVRAVVQLEETLSKEMKKLFEAELKRVQQYAVDVTLDPDTANPWLILSDDEKQVHCGDVKKNLPDNPERFKSYISVLGKQSFSSGRFYFEVQVKGKTKWTLGVARESIKRRGEITLSPEDGYWTIWLRNGNEYKACAGPSVRLSLKSGPEKVGVFVDYEEGLVSFYDVDAAALIYSFTGCSFTEKLYPYFNPCLNEGGKNSVPLIICPVI